One part of the Lentisphaera araneosa HTCC2155 genome encodes these proteins:
- a CDS encoding CmpA/NrtA family ABC transporter substrate-binding protein codes for MSIKSLGDPYDKDASLTHTVNCNCKSCCAEKSARQPLTDKERTKILEKQAESMETVSSHDIKESPQDSELKTSDDYFDRAIESAFIRGIFGHNDASRRSFLKLVGTGTFASVLGTMFPLNDLKAQAKESIAKLEKKKLKIGFVPITCATPIIMAKPMGFYAKYGLDVDVIKTAGWAVARDKSLNGEYDASHMLTPMPLAMSMGAGSVAEPYIMPTVENINGQAIVLHTKHKNKRNPKDWKGFKFGVPFDYSMHNLLLRYYVAEHGLDPDKDIQIRVVPPPEMVANLRAGNLDGYLSPDPFNQRAVYEKVGFLHMLTKDIWEGHPCCAFACPAKFAKEMPNTFGALFRSIVDATEFSAKAENRAEIAKAISPKNYLNQPEIVVNQVLTGRYVDGLERKVFNEPDRIDFDPFPWHSMAVWILTQMKRWGYVKGDIDYKGIAEQVYIATDTAKIMEELGYPAPKKTYKNHTIMGKEFDYTKPDEYVKSFAIKR; via the coding sequence ATGAGTATCAAAAGTTTAGGTGACCCCTACGATAAAGATGCAAGTTTAACACACACTGTAAACTGTAATTGTAAATCATGTTGTGCAGAGAAGTCTGCAAGGCAACCATTAACAGATAAAGAAAGAACTAAAATTCTTGAGAAACAAGCAGAGAGTATGGAAACTGTTAGTTCTCATGACATTAAAGAGAGTCCTCAAGACAGTGAACTTAAAACTTCTGATGACTATTTTGATCGCGCAATTGAGAGTGCTTTCATAAGGGGAATCTTTGGTCATAATGATGCCAGTCGACGAAGCTTTTTAAAGCTTGTTGGTACAGGTACATTTGCTTCAGTTCTTGGTACCATGTTTCCATTAAATGACCTCAAAGCTCAAGCTAAAGAATCTATTGCTAAATTAGAAAAAAAGAAGCTTAAGATTGGTTTTGTGCCTATTACCTGCGCAACGCCTATCATCATGGCTAAGCCCATGGGTTTTTACGCAAAATACGGATTAGATGTTGATGTGATTAAGACCGCTGGTTGGGCGGTTGCAAGGGATAAATCACTAAACGGTGAGTATGATGCTTCTCACATGCTCACTCCGATGCCTCTGGCGATGTCAATGGGAGCAGGTTCAGTGGCCGAGCCTTACATTATGCCCACCGTAGAAAATATAAATGGTCAAGCGATTGTATTGCATACTAAGCATAAAAATAAACGTAACCCGAAAGACTGGAAAGGCTTTAAATTTGGCGTTCCTTTCGATTATTCTATGCACAATTTATTGCTTAGGTACTATGTAGCCGAGCATGGTTTAGATCCTGATAAAGATATTCAGATCAGGGTAGTTCCACCCCCAGAGATGGTTGCCAACTTACGTGCGGGTAATCTTGATGGTTATTTGTCACCTGATCCATTTAATCAGCGAGCTGTGTATGAAAAAGTTGGTTTCCTCCATATGCTAACTAAAGATATTTGGGAAGGTCACCCATGTTGTGCCTTCGCTTGCCCAGCTAAGTTTGCAAAAGAAATGCCTAATACTTTTGGTGCATTATTTCGTTCAATTGTAGACGCTACGGAGTTTTCGGCTAAAGCTGAAAATAGAGCTGAGATTGCCAAAGCCATATCTCCTAAGAATTATCTAAACCAACCTGAGATTGTGGTTAATCAAGTCTTGACGGGGCGTTATGTCGATGGTTTAGAACGCAAAGTATTTAATGAACCAGATAGGATCGATTTCGATCCATTCCCATGGCATTCAATGGCAGTATGGATACTTACTCAGATGAAACGTTGGGGTTATGTTAAAGGGGATATTGATTACAAGGGTATTGCTGAGCAAGTTTATATTGCAACTGATACGGCAAAAATCATGGAAGAATTGGGCTATCCAGCGCCTAAGAAAACCTATAAGAATCATACCATTATGGGTAAGGAGTTTGACTATACCAAACCAGATGAATATGTCAAAAGTTTTGCCATAAAGAGGTGA
- the ntrB gene encoding nitrate ABC transporter permease yields MSSINLKAAFLSVVILLVGLALWEVLNQPPEASEALDEFALLMGGADQEARVPPPSKVFKHAYDELKDPFYDAGPNDKGIGIQLFYSLVRVLLGFFAAAAIAIPLGFVVGMSELMYKALNPFIQILKPISPLAWMPLALFVIKDSEKSAIFVIFICSIWPMLLNTAFGVANVRKDWVKVAQTHELSKLKTAFSVILPASAPTIFTGMRISIGIAWLVIVAAEMLVGGTGIGYYVWNEWNNLDLNSVIFSIIMIGLVGMTLDLILNALSRLVVYEE; encoded by the coding sequence TTGAGCTCGATTAACCTAAAGGCAGCCTTTCTATCAGTAGTTATACTGTTAGTGGGGCTCGCCCTTTGGGAGGTACTCAATCAACCTCCCGAAGCAAGTGAAGCACTTGATGAATTTGCTTTGTTAATGGGGGGAGCTGATCAAGAAGCTAGAGTTCCTCCGCCATCAAAAGTTTTTAAACACGCTTATGATGAACTTAAGGATCCCTTTTATGATGCAGGACCCAATGACAAAGGCATAGGGATACAGCTATTTTATTCCTTAGTTCGTGTCTTACTAGGTTTTTTTGCGGCTGCCGCAATAGCCATACCACTTGGCTTTGTTGTGGGTATGTCTGAATTGATGTATAAAGCTTTGAATCCATTTATTCAAATACTCAAGCCGATATCACCCTTAGCGTGGATGCCCTTAGCATTATTCGTAATTAAAGATTCTGAAAAGTCGGCAATTTTTGTAATTTTCATTTGCTCTATATGGCCAATGTTATTAAATACTGCTTTTGGAGTCGCTAATGTTAGGAAAGACTGGGTAAAAGTAGCTCAAACACATGAACTTAGTAAGCTTAAAACGGCGTTTAGTGTCATTCTTCCTGCCTCTGCACCAACCATATTTACGGGTATGCGTATTTCCATAGGGATTGCATGGTTAGTGATTGTTGCTGCCGAGATGCTTGTTGGTGGCACCGGTATTGGTTATTACGTTTGGAATGAATGGAATAATTTAGATCTGAATAGTGTAATCTTCTCGATTATAATGATTGGCTTAGTGGGAATGACCCTGGATCTAATTTTGAATGCGTTATCGCGTCTCGTGGTATATGAGGAATAG
- a CDS encoding ABC transporter ATP-binding protein — MKSFLTLECLTKTFPARKKEPEYIVFEDVSYTIDKGEFVCIIGHSGCGKSTILNVLAGLDKPSTGYISMDGKEVIGSSLDRGVVFQNYSLLPWLTALQNVVFGVKARFPNKSKIEIKEHSLKYLKMVGLAENVNKKPSELSGGMRQRVSIARAFATHPKLLLLDEPFGALDALTRGNIQDELIKIWGETKQTVFMITHDVDEAILLADKIILMSNGPKACIAEEVIVNLPRPRERGKIIDEEGYYKIRKHLIKFLVERSSDFKGDKRRKTPLIVDPTKEK; from the coding sequence ATGAAGAGTTTTTTAACATTAGAGTGTTTAACAAAAACATTCCCAGCGAGAAAAAAAGAACCAGAATACATCGTTTTTGAAGACGTGAGTTACACAATAGATAAAGGAGAGTTTGTCTGTATTATAGGTCACTCTGGCTGCGGTAAATCAACAATACTCAATGTCTTGGCTGGTTTAGATAAGCCATCTACGGGGTATATATCAATGGATGGGAAAGAAGTCATAGGCTCAAGTCTCGATAGAGGAGTCGTGTTTCAAAACTATAGTCTTTTGCCGTGGCTAACAGCTCTACAAAATGTTGTTTTTGGCGTCAAAGCACGCTTTCCAAATAAAAGTAAAATCGAAATTAAAGAGCACAGTTTGAAATACCTTAAGATGGTCGGATTAGCAGAAAATGTTAATAAAAAACCATCTGAATTGTCGGGAGGGATGCGCCAAAGAGTTAGTATTGCAAGAGCCTTTGCAACACATCCAAAATTACTTTTGCTTGATGAACCTTTCGGAGCATTAGATGCCTTGACAAGAGGTAATATTCAGGATGAGCTTATAAAGATTTGGGGAGAAACAAAGCAAACCGTCTTCATGATTACTCATGATGTAGATGAAGCTATTTTATTAGCCGATAAAATAATTCTTATGTCCAATGGACCTAAAGCGTGCATTGCTGAAGAAGTTATTGTCAATCTACCTAGACCGCGTGAACGTGGCAAAATTATTGATGAGGAGGGGTATTATAAAATACGTAAACACCTCATCAAATTTTTGGTGGAAAGGTCCTCTGATTTCAAAGGAGACAAGAGGCGAAAAACTCCTTTGATAGTAGATCCAACAAAAGAAAAATAA
- the cynS gene encoding cyanase: protein MNKSLMTEKIIAAKESKGFTWETIASEVGVAPVYLASVCLGMNSIVPEKASVLAAFLGLEDDVTKALSEFPPKIWDQTVATDPLIYRFYEIAGVYGESVRQVVQEEFGDGIMSAIDFKLDIEREEDPKGDRVKIILNGKFLPYKAW from the coding sequence ATGAATAAATCACTCATGACAGAAAAAATAATTGCAGCCAAGGAAAGTAAAGGTTTCACATGGGAAACAATAGCAAGTGAAGTAGGGGTTGCCCCAGTATATCTAGCTTCAGTTTGTTTAGGGATGAATAGTATAGTGCCAGAAAAAGCAAGTGTGTTGGCGGCGTTCCTCGGTTTAGAGGATGATGTGACCAAAGCACTCTCGGAGTTCCCACCAAAGATATGGGATCAAACTGTAGCTACAGATCCTTTAATCTATCGTTTTTATGAGATCGCTGGCGTATATGGTGAAAGTGTTAGGCAAGTAGTACAAGAAGAATTTGGCGATGGGATTATGAGTGCAATTGACTTCAAACTTGATATTGAGAGAGAGGAAGATCCAAAAGGCGATAGAGTTAAAATAATCCTTAACGGTAAATTCCTTCCCTATAAAGCGTGGTAA
- a CDS encoding DUF1348 family protein, whose translation MIEAKAPFPPFTHETAVLKVRMAENAWNGKNPEAVAMAYTKDSKWRNRSEFINGRDSIVAFLKDKWDKETDYRLIKELWAFDGNRIAVRFAYEWHDENNNWFRSYGNENWEFNNEGLMKTRMASINDLAISEDERLMHWDSGIRPEEHPSLSDLGF comes from the coding sequence ATGATTGAAGCAAAAGCACCTTTTCCACCTTTTACTCATGAAACTGCGGTATTAAAAGTCCGCATGGCCGAGAATGCTTGGAATGGGAAAAACCCTGAAGCTGTCGCCATGGCGTATACAAAAGATAGTAAGTGGAGAAATAGATCCGAGTTTATCAATGGACGCGATAGTATCGTTGCATTTCTAAAGGATAAATGGGATAAAGAAACTGATTATCGTTTAATAAAAGAGCTGTGGGCATTCGATGGTAATCGCATAGCCGTAAGATTTGCCTATGAATGGCACGATGAGAATAATAATTGGTTTAGGTCTTATGGGAATGAAAATTGGGAATTTAACAATGAAGGATTAATGAAAACAAGGATGGCTAGTATTAATGACTTAGCAATAAGTGAAGATGAACGACTCATGCATTGGGATTCAGGTATAAGACCGGAAGAGCATCCAAGTTTATCTGATTTAGGTTTTTAA
- a CDS encoding dihydrofolate reductase: MLSLISAMDKNGLIGTGKALPWKVEEEYQRYLDTVKGKKIIVGRKTFEISGLDLKDEQVHILSSRSQGTNYYNNIEDAIKACGENDIFVTGGAEVYKLAMPHADRLYISVIKGDYEGSIYFPNIDANIWEVQHHEELPEYDYYIYRKKG, translated from the coding sequence ATGCTTTCACTCATTAGTGCCATGGATAAAAACGGCCTCATCGGCACGGGCAAAGCTTTGCCTTGGAAAGTAGAAGAGGAATACCAACGCTACTTAGATACTGTAAAGGGAAAGAAAATCATCGTGGGTCGCAAAACCTTCGAGATATCTGGTTTAGATCTAAAAGATGAACAAGTCCATATATTATCGAGTAGATCACAGGGAACGAATTACTATAATAATATAGAAGACGCCATCAAGGCCTGTGGTGAGAACGATATTTTTGTTACTGGTGGCGCTGAAGTTTATAAGCTCGCGATGCCCCATGCCGACAGACTATATATAAGTGTGATTAAAGGCGACTATGAAGGAAGTATCTATTTCCCTAATATTGACGCTAATATCTGGGAAGTTCAGCACCACGAAGAACTGCCCGAATATGATTATTATATATATAGAAAAAAAGGCTAA